CATTATCTTTTGGCCGTCCTAATCCATCAAATACACGACCTATCATATCTTCTGATACTCCAAGCGACAAAGGTCTACCCAAAAATCTTACTTTTGAATCCTTTAAATTAATTCCAGCTGAATTTTCAAATAGCTGTACTACTGCCTTATCGCCATTTACTTCAAGCACACGTCCACGACGAAGTTCACCATTTTGTGTTTCAATTTCAACAAGTTCCTCATATTTTATTCCTTCAACACCTTCAACGACCATCAACGGCCCTACTATTTCCTTAATAGTTTTGTATTCCTTAAGCATTTGCTACACCTCCTTTATTTACAAGTTCATCAATTTCTTTTTCCAATTCTTTTGCTATTTCTTCAATTTTGCCTAACTCTGCCTCAGGTAAATATTTTGCTCTTGCAATTCTTTCTCTTACAGGCATTGCGATAATTTCACTTAAATACGCTCCATTTTCAAGCCCTCTTAATCCTTCATCATAGAACTTCAATACTAAGTCAAGCATTTTATCCTGTTTTTCAAGCGAAGTATAAGTATCTGATTCCATAAACGCATTTTGCTGCAAGTAATCTTCCCTTATAGATTTTGCAATTTCTAGTTTAAGTTGATCTTTTTCTGACAAAGTGTCCTTACCAACTAGCCTAACAATTTCCTGTAAGCTGTTTTCTTCTTGCAGCAATGAAATTGCACGTGCTCTATTTTTAGAAAATTTAGGCCCTACATTCTGATCCATCCAGTTATCAACTTTTCCTTGATACAATGAATATGAATTTAACCAGTTAATTGCTGGGAAATGACGTCTATATGCCAAATTGGCATCTAATCCCCAGAATACTTTAACAATACGAAGTGTAGCCTGAGATACTGGCTCTGAAATATCTCCACCTGGAGGAGAAACCGCTCCGATAACTGTTAACGCCCCTTCTCTTCCATCTTGTCCAAGACAAATTACTTTTCCTGCTCTTTCATAAAATTCAGCGGCTCTTGAACCTAGATAAGCTGGGTATCCTTCATCCCCTGGCATCTCTTCAAGCCGTCCAGACATTTCCCTAAGAGCTTCTGCCCATCTCGAAGTAGAATCCGCCATTATTGCCACTGAATATCCCATATCCCTAAAATATTCTGCAATTGTAATTCCAGTATAAATACTAGCTTCTCTGGCTGCAACTGGCATATTTGAAGTATTTGCTATAAGTACAGTTCTTTTCATTAATGATTGTCCAGTTTTTGGATCTATTATTTCTGGGAATTCCATAAGAACATCGGTCATCTCATTTCCACGCTCTCCACATCCCACATACACTATAATTTCAGCATCTGCCCATTTAGCCATTTGGTGTTGCACAACGGTTTTTCCAGATCCAAAAGGTCCTGGTACACATGCCGTTCCACCTTTAGTTACAGGAAAGAACGTGTCAATTACTCTTTGCCCTGTAATCAATGGTGCTTCTGGATTTAATTTCTGCTTGTATTTTCTTCCACGTCTTACTGGCCATTTTTGCATCATTTGAACTTCTACCAATTCACCTTTTTCTGTTTTAATAACTGCGATTGTATCAACTACTGTGTAGCTTCCACTTTTAATAGTTTTCAAAGTTCCTTTAATTCCTGCTGGAACCATAATTTTATGGCTTACAACTGAAGTTTCCTGAACTGTTCCCAGAATATCTCCAGTTTCAACTTCTGCTCCAGTAGATAAAACAGGCTCAAATTCCCATTTTTTATCTCTATTTAAAGGATTTACTTCTACCCCTTTATCCAAAAAATCTCCTGCTATTTCCTGATATTCCTTTAGTGGACGCTGAATTCCATCAAACATCGCTTCAATAAGTCCAGGTCCCAATTCAACACTCAAAGGCTCTCCAGTTGTAAAAACCTCTTCTCCTGGACCAATTCCAGATGTTTCTTCATATACTTGAATAGAAGCCTGATCGCCTCTCATTTCAATAATTTCACCTATCAACTTTTTCTCTGAAACTCTTACCACATCATATACATTGGCATTTTCCATACCTTCTGCAACAACAAGAGGTCCAGATACTTTTATTATTCTTCCTGTTTTCAATGAATTTCTCCTTTCATCTAAAATATATTAGATCCTATCGCTTTTTCAACGTACTCATCTATCTTTTTAAGCCCTATCCCCAGACTTCCTTGATTATTCGGAATCAAAATAACAGCTGGAAGCACTTCACGGTTGTATCTTTCGATGGTATTTTCAACCATACTTGCAACTTGCTCTGTTACAAAGATAATACCATAGTTATTACTTGCCATTTCATCTATTGTATTTCTTGCCTCTTCCTTTGTAATAACTGGATACACGTCAATTCCCAATGCCTTAAATGATAAAATAGAATCTTTATCTCCAACTACACCTATTTTATGCATAAGTTTCACGCAACCTTTCTCTTATTTTATCCGAACTTATATTGTTTATCTTGCTTACCATTATCATTCTTATTGCATTAATTTCACGCTCTTTTGCAACTAGATATGTAAATAACGGCTCTGGTCCAAATACAACATATTTTGACTCTTTATTTAATTCCATCAAGTAATTATCAGAAATTTTTTCAAGTTCTGATAATCTTTTTGTTTCA
This is a stretch of genomic DNA from Leptotrichia hofstadii. It encodes these proteins:
- a CDS encoding V-type ATP synthase subunit A; this translates as MKTGRIIKVSGPLVVAEGMENANVYDVVRVSEKKLIGEIIEMRGDQASIQVYEETSGIGPGEEVFTTGEPLSVELGPGLIEAMFDGIQRPLKEYQEIAGDFLDKGVEVNPLNRDKKWEFEPVLSTGAEVETGDILGTVQETSVVSHKIMVPAGIKGTLKTIKSGSYTVVDTIAVIKTEKGELVEVQMMQKWPVRRGRKYKQKLNPEAPLITGQRVIDTFFPVTKGGTACVPGPFGSGKTVVQHQMAKWADAEIIVYVGCGERGNEMTDVLMEFPEIIDPKTGQSLMKRTVLIANTSNMPVAAREASIYTGITIAEYFRDMGYSVAIMADSTSRWAEALREMSGRLEEMPGDEGYPAYLGSRAAEFYERAGKVICLGQDGREGALTVIGAVSPPGGDISEPVSQATLRIVKVFWGLDANLAYRRHFPAINWLNSYSLYQGKVDNWMDQNVGPKFSKNRARAISLLQEENSLQEIVRLVGKDTLSEKDQLKLEIAKSIREDYLQQNAFMESDTYTSLEKQDKMLDLVLKFYDEGLRGLENGAYLSEIIAMPVRERIARAKYLPEAELGKIEEIAKELEKEIDELVNKGGVANA
- a CDS encoding V-type ATP synthase subunit F, with the protein product MHKIGVVGDKDSILSFKALGIDVYPVITKEEARNTIDEMASNNYGIIFVTEQVASMVENTIERYNREVLPAVILIPNNQGSLGIGLKKIDEYVEKAIGSNIF